In one window of Nesterenkonia sandarakina DNA:
- a CDS encoding cytochrome c biogenesis CcdA family protein, producing MTDTLLLAAPLAGAADNRFAEIVFDGSLLISAPVALLAGLVSFLSPCVLPLVPGYLGYVTGLSGVELHDRRRSRMVLGASLFVLGFSVVFVLIGVVFTQAMVWLRVEGGWLTQVLGGVVVIMGLVFMGAFSFFQRERKIERRPPDGLLGAPLLGATFGIGWAPCIGPTLAAVLALATPMGGDPGRGVFLMFIYCLGLGIPFILISLGLKRGMTALAFFTRHKVAVMRLGGAILILVGLLMLSGIWNTWVYALQDWFANEVRLPI from the coding sequence GTGACGGACACACTGCTTCTGGCGGCCCCGCTGGCGGGTGCCGCAGACAACCGCTTCGCCGAGATCGTCTTCGACGGGTCTCTGCTGATCTCCGCCCCGGTGGCGCTGCTCGCCGGGCTGGTCTCCTTCCTCTCGCCCTGTGTGCTTCCGCTGGTACCCGGCTACCTGGGCTACGTCACCGGTCTCTCCGGGGTGGAGCTCCATGATCGCCGCCGGTCCCGGATGGTGCTCGGCGCCTCGCTCTTCGTGCTGGGCTTCTCCGTGGTCTTCGTGCTCATCGGCGTGGTCTTCACCCAGGCCATGGTCTGGCTCCGGGTGGAGGGGGGCTGGCTGACCCAGGTGCTCGGCGGCGTCGTCGTGATCATGGGTCTGGTCTTCATGGGGGCCTTCAGCTTCTTCCAGCGGGAACGCAAGATCGAGCGCCGCCCGCCCGACGGCCTGCTCGGCGCGCCGCTGCTGGGTGCGACCTTCGGCATCGGCTGGGCACCATGCATCGGGCCCACGCTGGCCGCCGTGCTCGCCCTGGCCACTCCGATGGGGGGAGACCCAGGCCGCGGAGTCTTCCTGATGTTCATCTACTGCCTGGGTCTGGGCATCCCGTTCATCCTGATCAGCCTGGGACTCAAGCGCGGGATGACTGCGCTGGCGTTCTTCACCCGACACAAGGTCGCCGTGATGCGCCTCGGCGGCGCCATCCTGATCCTGGTCGGACTGCTGATGCTCTCCGGGATCTGGAACACCTGGGTCTATGCTCTGCAGGACTGGTTCGCCAATGAAGTGAGGCTGCCCATCTGA
- a CDS encoding TlpA family protein disulfide reductase, producing MTVTEKTTPRTSRLSALAAVALASMLALAGCSSANDELSQRAQNDGTNYVAGDGSVQELAVADRGEPVQFESTLFDGSPVGPERWEGEVTVINFWYAACAPCRVEAPDLADLHAEFEDEGVQFYGVNTRDTQPTAEAFERTFGIEYPSMEDRSGEVMLAMTDYVPPSAVPTTLVLDKQGRVSARILGIAEPATLRALIDTALDEDSESAQP from the coding sequence ATGACCGTCACTGAGAAGACCACCCCCCGGACGTCACGCCTGAGCGCCCTGGCCGCAGTGGCCCTGGCCTCGATGCTGGCGCTCGCCGGATGCAGCTCCGCCAACGACGAGCTCAGCCAGCGCGCCCAGAATGATGGCACCAACTATGTCGCGGGAGACGGCTCGGTCCAGGAGCTGGCCGTCGCGGATCGGGGCGAACCCGTGCAGTTCGAGTCCACGCTCTTCGACGGCTCCCCGGTGGGTCCCGAACGCTGGGAGGGCGAGGTCACCGTGATCAACTTCTGGTACGCCGCCTGCGCTCCCTGCCGGGTGGAGGCTCCTGACCTGGCGGACCTGCACGCGGAGTTCGAAGACGAGGGGGTGCAGTTCTATGGGGTCAACACCCGCGACACCCAGCCCACCGCCGAGGCGTTCGAACGCACCTTCGGCATCGAGTACCCCTCCATGGAGGATCGCAGCGGTGAGGTCATGCTCGCCATGACCGACTATGTTCCACCATCAGCGGTGCCCACCACCCTGGTGCTGGACAAGCAGGGTCGGGTCTCCGCGCGGATCCTTGGGATCGCCGAGCCGGCCACCCTGCGTGCGCTGATCGACACCGCCTTGGATGAAGACTCGGAGTCTGCGCAGCCGTGA
- a CDS encoding histidine phosphatase family protein — translation MKPRDNTDPLTAPLAGSTVHLVRHGEVHNPDRVLYGRLPGFGLSVLGQQMAQGIAEYFQARADSGRPVHMLAASPLQRAQETVAPISARLGLPVTVEDRVLEAENAFEGLSEVKRQLKNPRWWPLLVNPWRPSWGEPYKLQVNRVLAAVKELSDQAVAEHGDGAEVVVVSHQLPIWVTRLWAEGRPLFHDPRDRECSLTSVTSLHIGPDGVESVSYAEPNHELLKNAANLPGA, via the coding sequence ATGAAACCTCGGGATAACACGGATCCACTCACAGCGCCGCTGGCAGGCTCCACCGTGCACCTGGTGCGCCATGGTGAGGTGCATAATCCGGACCGGGTGCTCTACGGCAGGCTCCCCGGTTTCGGGCTCTCGGTGCTGGGTCAGCAGATGGCCCAGGGGATCGCCGAGTACTTCCAGGCGCGCGCCGACTCCGGACGCCCGGTTCACATGTTGGCGGCATCGCCGCTGCAGCGGGCCCAAGAGACCGTGGCCCCGATCTCGGCACGTCTGGGGCTCCCGGTCACCGTGGAGGATCGGGTGCTCGAGGCGGAGAACGCCTTCGAGGGTCTCTCCGAGGTCAAGCGGCAGCTGAAGAACCCGCGCTGGTGGCCGCTGCTGGTCAACCCGTGGCGTCCCTCCTGGGGTGAACCCTATAAGTTGCAGGTCAACCGGGTGCTCGCCGCCGTCAAAGAGCTCTCTGACCAGGCCGTCGCCGAGCATGGCGATGGCGCCGAGGTCGTCGTCGTCTCCCACCAGCTGCCGATCTGGGTGACCAGGCTCTGGGCGGAGGGCCGCCCGCTGTTCCATGACCCGCGTGACCGCGAGTGCTCACTGACCTCGGTGACCTCGCTGCACATCGGCCCCGATGGGGTGGAGTCGGTGAGCTACGCCGAGCCCAACCACGAACTCCTCAAGAACGCCGCGAACCTCCCCGGCGCCTGA